The Mycteria americana isolate JAX WOST 10 ecotype Jacksonville Zoo and Gardens chromosome 18, USCA_MyAme_1.0, whole genome shotgun sequence genome window below encodes:
- the UBXN10 gene encoding UBX domain-containing protein 10, producing the protein MATAVLLTLAPSHRYFPSSTAAAFLWTNTVDMHVTRPKSAKGRTRPTFNYSQSVETCPCRVPPSPPPAASHKVVNSRRASSTKPAFLASQVSPEEIPELLQQVPLRTSSSLNKYRVLPSIGWKGVGSDAVEAVAEQTDRLKVSEGQEDAPKIKTLSGEQGTASILSESDVPDEESSHAQCPPEKPGRKMRQESPSTLSLSLEEPLTEESHLLLAIRSPSGQRFEHHFRPTDSLQTVLAVAEQKMSAKYKHCSLETMEVPRRSFSDLTRSLHECGILHKSVLCIRQKEQHDADL; encoded by the coding sequence ATGGCCACAGCAGTTCTTCTGACCTTAGCACCATCTCACCGCTACTTCCCTTCAAGCACAGCAGCCGCTTTCTTGTGGACAAACACCGTCGACATGCACGTCACCAGGCCAAAATCTGCCAAGGGACGCACGAGGCCAACCTTCAACTACTCTCAGAGCGTGGAAACCTGTCCTTGCCGAGTGCCACCTTCCCCGCCACCAGCAGCATCCCACAAAGTAGTGAACAGCCGGAGAGCATCGTCCACAAAACCAGCATTCCTGGCCAGCCAGGTGTCTCCCGAGGAAATCCCAGAGCTCCTGCAGCAAGTGCCTTTGAGGACCTCCTCTTCCCTGAACAAGTACAGGGTGCTCCCCTCCATTGGCTGGAAAGGCGTAGGGAGCGACGCTGTGGAAGCGGTGGCTGAACAGACCGACCGGCTGAAAGTGAGTGAGGGGCAGGAGGACGCTCCGAAAATCAAAACTCTTTCTGGAGAGCAAGGAACTGCCAGCATATTGTCAGAAAGCGATGTCCCCGATGAAGAGAGCTCACACGCGCAGTGTCCTCCTGAGAAGCCGGGAAGGAAAATGAGGCAAGAGAGCCCTTCAACGTTGTCTTTAAGTTTGGAAGAGCCGCTGACAGAAGAGTCGCACTTGCTGCTTGCTATTCGGTCTCCCTCTGGTCAGCGATTTGAACATCATTTCAGGCCCACTGACAGCCTCCAGACAGTCCTTGCCGTGGCAGAACAGAAAATGTCAGCCAAATACAAACACTGCAGCCTTGAAACAATGGAGGTGCCCAGAAGGAGTTTCTCTGACCTTACGAGGTCCCTCCATGAATGTGGGATTCTCCACAAGTCCGTGCTGTGCATCCGACAGAAAGAGCAGCATGATGCAGATCTTTAG